In a genomic window of Labilithrix sp.:
- a CDS encoding MATE family efflux transporter, whose amino-acid sequence MRAYLRYVTPSAGVTRELFQLAWPIAAAMLGETALSLIDTKLVGGLGSAALGGVGVATTFMYLAYAMTYGGMRGVKVRVAHAVGEGKAQDGLAYARAGMIVGLLFGTLVLVACRDVGGVLSRLGADPEIVPYAKDFLAAVTLGAPATCALAALIQHRQGMGDSRTPMIVGIAGNAFNALFAWSLIYGHFGLPALGVRGAGYSTATTEVLELGIMFALLLRDERRATTKPTITVRRAAKDILDLGLPTGIQFTAETLAFTVFTVLLGSISKEEIAAHQIALNVIRTSFLPGVAIAEATSVLVGRSLGRRRLSEADGAVKSGLALAVGFMFLCGVAFALFGGPLGAFFSSDPAVIANAKRLLLVAAVFQVLDAINIVLRGSLRGAKDVRVVAVLGVLIVWSFLPTSAYVLGKHLGLGALGGWLGFVGETAVASILFWRRWKKGPWRRDYQRP is encoded by the coding sequence GTGAGAGCCTACCTCCGCTACGTGACGCCGAGCGCGGGCGTGACGCGCGAGCTCTTCCAGCTCGCGTGGCCGATCGCGGCGGCGATGCTCGGCGAGACCGCGCTCTCGCTCATCGACACGAAGCTCGTCGGCGGGCTCGGGTCCGCGGCGCTCGGCGGCGTCGGGGTCGCGACCACGTTCATGTACCTCGCGTACGCGATGACGTACGGCGGGATGCGCGGGGTGAAGGTCCGCGTCGCGCACGCGGTCGGCGAGGGCAAGGCGCAAGACGGCCTCGCCTACGCGCGCGCGGGGATGATCGTCGGCCTCCTCTTCGGGACGCTGGTGCTCGTCGCGTGCCGTGACGTCGGCGGCGTCCTCTCGCGGCTCGGCGCCGATCCCGAGATCGTGCCGTACGCGAAGGACTTCCTCGCCGCCGTCACGCTCGGCGCGCCGGCGACGTGCGCGCTCGCGGCGCTCATCCAGCACCGTCAGGGCATGGGTGACTCGCGGACGCCGATGATCGTCGGCATCGCGGGCAACGCGTTCAACGCGCTCTTCGCGTGGTCGCTCATCTACGGTCACTTCGGGCTCCCCGCCCTCGGCGTCCGTGGCGCGGGCTACTCCACCGCGACGACGGAGGTGCTCGAGCTCGGGATCATGTTCGCGCTCCTCCTCCGCGACGAGCGCCGCGCGACGACGAAGCCGACCATCACCGTTCGTAGAGCGGCGAAGGACATCCTCGATCTCGGTCTCCCGACCGGCATCCAGTTCACGGCGGAGACGCTCGCGTTCACGGTGTTCACCGTCCTCCTCGGCTCGATCAGCAAGGAGGAGATCGCGGCGCACCAGATCGCGCTCAACGTCATCCGCACGTCGTTCCTCCCCGGCGTGGCGATCGCGGAGGCGACGAGCGTGCTCGTCGGCCGCTCGCTCGGCCGCCGCCGTCTCTCCGAGGCGGACGGCGCGGTGAAGAGCGGCCTCGCGCTCGCGGTGGGCTTCATGTTCCTCTGCGGCGTGGCGTTCGCGCTCTTCGGCGGCCCGCTCGGCGCGTTCTTCTCGTCGGACCCCGCCGTCATCGCGAACGCGAAGCGCCTCCTCCTCGTCGCGGCCGTGTTCCAGGTGCTCGACGCGATCAACATCGTGCTCCGCGGCTCCCTCCGCGGCGCGAAGGACGTGCGCGTCGTCGCGGTCCTCGGCGTCCTCATCGTGTGGTCGTTCCTCCCGACCTCGGCGTACGTCCTCGGCAAGCACCTCGGCCTCGGCGCCCTCGGCGGCTGGCTCGGCTTCGTCGGCGAAACGGCGGTAGCCTCCATCCTCTTCTGGCGCCGCTGGAAAAAGGGCCCCTGGCGCCGCGACTACCAACGCCCCTGA
- a CDS encoding DUF4388 domain-containing protein produces the protein MAKKKILLVDADPRSLRVVEVSLRKAGYNVACFEDAHAALDVIDHQQPDLVICDTRLLRPAGSGEHSLTTTLVMASPLSLDGYGLVRKMKERRDLANIPVIFLATHRSVEDKIRGLELGVDDYLTKPIFVRELLARVNLVLARRAQESIAKDRTLEHRTRFAGSIQDMTVIDLLQTFEVARKSGAITFRHGHATGWVWFRDGKVIDAEIGSSSSRPGEYAGILRGEEAVYRLLVWNEADFEVDFRMPDREDVIEGSTSVLVMEGMRRADEWGRLVEQLPPLHNVYEVDHGALLERLSEIPDELNGILRLLDGKRSLADVIDDSPFDDLSTLQTLSKLYFESLLVPAAASVPAVVPAAPATPRDLPATVPFMPAALPAEAVPPRDDFSTTRPFPPLEGASNAAVPVIKAHAPAAAADDDDDDEAMDVKSSEIFLGLPTPRPPSGQTKAAAPATNGSHTLAGITTAVMPAAPPPLPPPAEKFEPTEIPTKITKLDPLSAEAEAPTEVQRLPPAASRAPADPSGPSKAPEPASSTKTAIAVKKDPASQREAAAAREAAAAARDDVAKAAAATDAAAKAAKEAPPATIREPSASKPGGKTEAIAAKSVPPPAGKPGGKTEVIPAAGASGASKDAASADAARAGAGAATSAGAAGAGASKAAKAGASKAGAASVDAAKAGADSASTEGARSATSGAAKSGASKADAAADAKAGASKAGAASEGAKVGASKGDVASAEGAKTGAAKSEGAKAGASKGDAASAEGAKAGGAKAEGAKARKDDARPVVSARAQVEPQRTSGRSVAWALSLIIAAGVVALLYARYLYRGEHDTKEGLELAMPPDAAPSETPANVPPPPSDSAPTSEPPPSPTADADANVVTDVDAATLAVTPPEPPRPNTLLDPNANPNPILNPNPTPPFTPPVQPEADAASSSIAESAQRALDDEKQATRAVQLAFLATQEDPTNADAWLTLGAAYLATGNARQAIQAYVTCVRRAPNHPRVGECKQRAGITD, from the coding sequence GTGGCGAAGAAGAAGATCCTGCTCGTCGATGCGGATCCGCGGAGCCTGCGGGTCGTCGAGGTCAGTCTCCGCAAGGCGGGCTACAACGTCGCCTGTTTCGAAGACGCGCACGCCGCGCTCGACGTCATCGATCACCAGCAGCCGGACCTCGTCATCTGCGATACGCGGCTCCTCCGCCCCGCGGGGTCGGGCGAGCACTCGCTCACGACCACGCTCGTGATGGCGTCGCCGCTCAGCCTCGACGGCTACGGCCTCGTGCGGAAGATGAAGGAGCGGCGCGACCTCGCGAACATCCCCGTCATCTTCCTCGCCACCCATCGCTCGGTGGAGGACAAGATCCGCGGCCTCGAGCTCGGGGTCGACGACTACCTCACGAAGCCGATCTTCGTCCGCGAGCTCCTCGCGCGCGTGAACCTCGTCCTCGCGCGCCGGGCGCAGGAGTCGATCGCGAAGGACCGCACGCTCGAGCACCGCACGCGCTTCGCCGGCTCGATCCAGGACATGACCGTCATCGATCTCCTGCAGACCTTCGAGGTCGCGCGGAAGAGCGGGGCGATCACGTTCCGGCACGGTCACGCGACGGGCTGGGTCTGGTTCCGCGACGGCAAGGTCATCGACGCCGAGATCGGCTCGAGCTCGTCTCGACCTGGCGAATACGCGGGGATCCTCCGCGGCGAGGAGGCCGTGTATCGCCTCCTCGTCTGGAACGAGGCCGACTTCGAGGTCGACTTCCGGATGCCCGATCGCGAGGACGTGATCGAGGGCTCCACCTCCGTGCTCGTGATGGAGGGGATGCGTCGCGCGGACGAGTGGGGGCGCCTCGTCGAGCAGCTGCCGCCGCTCCACAACGTCTACGAGGTCGATCACGGCGCGCTCCTCGAGCGGCTCAGCGAGATCCCCGACGAGCTGAACGGCATCCTGCGCCTCCTCGACGGCAAGCGATCGCTCGCCGACGTCATCGACGACTCGCCGTTCGACGATCTCTCGACGTTGCAGACGCTCTCGAAGCTGTACTTCGAGAGCCTCCTCGTGCCCGCGGCGGCGAGCGTGCCGGCGGTGGTGCCGGCCGCGCCGGCCACGCCGCGCGATCTCCCGGCGACGGTGCCGTTCATGCCCGCCGCGCTGCCGGCGGAGGCGGTGCCGCCGCGCGACGACTTCAGCACGACGCGGCCGTTCCCGCCGCTCGAGGGCGCCTCGAACGCGGCGGTCCCCGTCATCAAGGCGCACGCGCCGGCGGCGGCGGCGGACGACGACGACGACGACGAGGCGATGGACGTGAAGTCGAGCGAGATCTTCCTCGGTCTCCCGACCCCGCGTCCTCCGAGCGGCCAGACGAAGGCGGCCGCGCCGGCGACCAACGGCTCGCACACGCTCGCGGGCATCACGACCGCGGTCATGCCGGCCGCGCCGCCGCCGCTGCCCCCGCCGGCCGAGAAGTTCGAGCCGACGGAGATCCCGACCAAGATCACGAAGCTCGACCCGCTCTCGGCGGAGGCGGAGGCGCCGACCGAGGTGCAGCGCCTCCCGCCGGCCGCGTCGCGGGCCCCCGCCGATCCGTCGGGACCGTCGAAAGCGCCGGAGCCGGCGAGCTCGACGAAGACGGCGATTGCGGTGAAGAAGGACCCGGCTTCGCAGCGGGAGGCGGCCGCCGCGCGCGAAGCCGCCGCCGCCGCGCGCGACGACGTGGCGAAGGCCGCCGCCGCGACCGACGCCGCCGCGAAGGCGGCGAAGGAGGCGCCTCCCGCCACCATCCGCGAGCCCTCCGCCTCGAAACCCGGCGGAAAGACGGAGGCGATTGCCGCGAAGAGCGTCCCACCGCCCGCGGGGAAGCCCGGCGGAAAGACGGAGGTGATTCCGGCGGCGGGGGCGTCGGGCGCGTCGAAGGATGCGGCGTCGGCCGATGCGGCGCGGGCGGGTGCGGGCGCCGCGACGTCGGCTGGTGCGGCGGGGGCGGGTGCGTCGAAGGCGGCGAAGGCGGGGGCGTCGAAGGCGGGTGCGGCGTCGGTCGATGCGGCGAAGGCGGGTGCGGATTCGGCGTCGACCGAGGGGGCGAGGTCGGCGACGTCGGGGGCCGCGAAGTCGGGTGCGTCGAAGGCGGATGCGGCGGCCGATGCGAAGGCGGGGGCATCGAAGGCGGGGGCGGCGTCCGAGGGCGCGAAGGTGGGGGCATCGAAGGGCGATGTGGCGTCGGCGGAGGGCGCGAAGACGGGGGCCGCGAAGTCCGAGGGCGCGAAGGCGGGGGCGTCGAAGGGGGATGCGGCGTCGGCGGAGGGTGCGAAGGCGGGGGGCGCGAAGGCCGAGGGGGCGAAGGCGAGGAAGGACGACGCGAGGCCGGTCGTGTCGGCGAGGGCGCAGGTCGAGCCGCAGCGGACGAGCGGTCGCAGCGTCGCGTGGGCGCTCTCGCTCATCATCGCGGCGGGCGTCGTGGCGCTGCTTTATGCGCGCTACCTCTATCGCGGCGAGCACGACACGAAGGAGGGCCTCGAGCTCGCGATGCCGCCCGATGCGGCCCCGAGTGAGACGCCGGCGAACGTGCCGCCGCCGCCGTCGGACTCCGCGCCCACGTCGGAGCCGCCTCCCTCGCCGACCGCCGACGCGGACGCGAACGTCGTCACCGACGTCGACGCGGCGACCCTCGCCGTGACGCCGCCCGAACCGCCGCGCCCCAACACGCTCCTCGATCCGAACGCGAATCCGAATCCGATCCTGAATCCGAACCCGACGCCGCCGTTCACGCCCCCGGTCCAGCCGGAGGCGGACGCAGCGTCGTCGTCGATCGCGGAGTCCGCGCAGCGCGCGCTCGACGACGAGAAGCAGGCCACGCGCGCGGTGCAGCTCGCGTTCCTCGCGACGCAGGAGGATCCGACCAACGCCGACGCATGGCTCACGCTCGGCGCCGCCTATCTCGCGACCGGCAACGCGAGACAGGCGATCCAAGCCTACGTGACCTGCGTCCGCCGCGCCCCAAACCACCCGCGCGTCGGCGAGTGCAAACAGCGCGCAGGCATCACCGACTGA
- a CDS encoding NUDIX hydrolase: protein MSDEEAQFLEQYRPGAFPRPSVTVDLVVFTVIDRLLHVLLVRRNEHPFKGRWALPGGFVRVTDDRKDQGEDLDAAAHRELLEETGLSHTASASVFLEQVRAFGKPGRDPRMRVISVAYYALVRPTLVPLIRAGGDVSHAKWIEVSELAKSDLAFDHDEIVDAALSRMRADLDRTSIAYELVPETFTIQELRAVHEAIGGAALDPGNFRKRVLRQLEDGVIEHARGKRATASKPASVYRFVRR from the coding sequence ATCAGCGATGAGGAGGCGCAGTTCCTCGAGCAGTATCGGCCGGGGGCGTTTCCGCGACCGTCGGTGACGGTGGACCTCGTCGTCTTCACCGTCATCGATCGCCTCCTCCACGTGTTGCTCGTGCGGCGCAACGAGCACCCGTTCAAGGGACGCTGGGCGCTGCCGGGCGGGTTCGTCCGCGTCACCGACGATCGCAAGGACCAGGGCGAGGACCTCGACGCCGCCGCGCATCGCGAGCTCCTCGAGGAGACCGGCCTCTCGCACACCGCGAGCGCGAGCGTCTTCCTCGAGCAGGTGCGCGCGTTCGGCAAGCCGGGGCGCGACCCGCGCATGCGCGTCATCTCGGTCGCGTACTACGCGCTCGTGCGGCCGACGCTCGTGCCGCTGATCCGCGCGGGCGGCGACGTCTCGCACGCGAAATGGATCGAGGTCAGCGAGCTCGCGAAGAGCGACCTCGCGTTCGACCACGACGAGATCGTCGACGCCGCGCTCTCGCGCATGCGCGCCGACCTCGATCGCACGAGCATCGCCTACGAGCTGGTGCCGGAGACCTTCACGATCCAGGAGCTCCGCGCGGTCCACGAGGCGATCGGCGGCGCCGCCCTCGACCCGGGCAACTTCCGCAAGCGCGTCCTCCGCCAGCTCGAGGACGGCGTCATCGAGCACGCCCGCGGCAAGCGCGCGACGGCGTCGAAGCCCGCCAGCGTCTACCGCTTCGTGCGCCGCTGA
- a CDS encoding SPFH domain-containing protein: protein MGELSRERTKMGVMDFVKNGVREMMIARPDHFKHLIVYKHPDQNFPFWSQLTVDSDECAVFFKDGKVVGVLPPGRHTLSTQNIPFLNNIVNKFTGGDVFISEIFFVKTAPVRSVPFGGPIGDMIDPLTQEQVIPRIFGEFSLVVTDPVRFIVGYTGQAAQGDNDQILHWIKGLFMNGVKTTLGELCEVEGKSVLQAVSLTSKLSQAFVSNAPDLNEIGVRILQMGQFNLNFSEEDRARLVAANAEVAKANRGIKIAEAQAKAKQFELDQKYSQDARYVQNLAGNYQNYAAGQAMIGAGQGMATHGVEGGVAGAGIQMAMGVNMANQMAGAMQPQAQVAPQPQFSPGGATVTCASCNTRQPGGKFCQECGSVLAQAKKFCTGCGQELMAAQKFCANCGTPANAPPPSAP from the coding sequence ATGGGCGAACTCAGCAGGGAGAGAACGAAGATGGGCGTGATGGACTTCGTGAAGAACGGCGTGCGCGAAATGATGATCGCGCGACCGGACCACTTCAAGCACCTCATCGTCTACAAACACCCTGATCAAAACTTCCCGTTCTGGTCCCAGCTCACCGTCGACAGCGACGAGTGCGCGGTGTTCTTCAAGGACGGCAAGGTCGTCGGCGTGCTCCCGCCGGGGCGGCACACGCTCTCGACGCAGAACATCCCGTTCCTCAACAACATCGTGAACAAGTTCACCGGCGGTGACGTGTTCATCAGCGAGATCTTCTTCGTGAAGACCGCGCCGGTCCGGAGCGTCCCGTTCGGCGGCCCGATCGGGGACATGATCGACCCGCTCACGCAGGAGCAGGTCATCCCGCGCATCTTCGGCGAGTTCTCGCTCGTGGTGACGGACCCGGTCCGCTTCATCGTCGGCTACACCGGCCAGGCGGCGCAGGGCGACAACGACCAGATCCTCCACTGGATCAAGGGTCTCTTCATGAACGGCGTGAAGACGACCCTCGGCGAGCTCTGCGAGGTGGAGGGCAAGAGCGTCCTCCAGGCGGTCTCGCTCACGAGCAAGCTCTCGCAGGCCTTCGTCTCGAACGCGCCCGACCTCAACGAGATCGGCGTGCGCATCCTCCAGATGGGGCAGTTCAACCTGAACTTCTCGGAGGAGGACCGCGCGCGCCTCGTCGCCGCGAACGCGGAGGTCGCGAAGGCGAACCGCGGGATCAAGATCGCGGAGGCGCAGGCCAAGGCGAAGCAGTTCGAGCTCGATCAGAAGTACAGCCAGGACGCGCGCTACGTGCAGAACCTCGCCGGCAACTACCAGAACTACGCCGCCGGCCAGGCGATGATCGGCGCGGGGCAGGGCATGGCCACGCACGGCGTCGAGGGCGGCGTCGCGGGCGCGGGCATCCAGATGGCGATGGGCGTCAACATGGCGAACCAGATGGCGGGCGCGATGCAGCCGCAGGCGCAAGTCGCGCCGCAGCCGCAGTTCTCGCCGGGCGGCGCGACGGTGACGTGCGCGAGCTGCAACACGCGCCAGCCGGGCGGGAAGTTCTGCCAGGAGTGCGGGAGCGTCCTCGCGCAGGCGAAGAAGTTCTGCACCGGCTGCGGGCAGGAGCTCATGGCCGCGCAGAAGTTCTGCGCCAACTGCGGGACCCCCGCGAACGCTCCGCCGCCGAGCGCGCCTTGA
- a CDS encoding SDR family oxidoreductase, protein MSEGRKPRRVLVVGATGRLGVAIAEALADRGDDVVLTARDPNKLEQMSASLDRGRGRAAFVCADLTHRDAVQQIVEGLRAAVPPTESRGSVDDIVLACGPFPRTPFDELRREDLERTMTVHCFAPLLLVHGLAGDLAKARGAVVALGDSGTTRPYEHHVAYLTAKGAVKTGLRALAVELAPDVRVNIVELGIVADPEADADPLRGHRLATRSQLGRMGTPDDVVHVVLSQLDAKWATGEIWGIGR, encoded by the coding sequence ATGAGCGAAGGCCGGAAGCCGCGCAGGGTTCTCGTCGTCGGCGCGACCGGGCGCCTCGGCGTCGCGATCGCGGAGGCGCTCGCCGACCGCGGCGACGACGTCGTCCTCACCGCCCGCGATCCGAACAAGCTCGAACAGATGTCGGCCTCGCTCGACCGCGGCCGTGGCCGCGCCGCGTTCGTCTGCGCCGATCTCACCCATCGTGACGCGGTCCAGCAGATCGTCGAGGGCCTCCGCGCGGCGGTCCCGCCGACCGAGTCGCGCGGGAGCGTCGACGACATCGTCCTCGCCTGCGGGCCCTTCCCGCGGACCCCGTTCGACGAGCTCCGCCGCGAGGACCTCGAGCGCACGATGACCGTGCACTGCTTCGCGCCCCTCCTCCTCGTCCATGGCCTCGCCGGGGACCTCGCGAAGGCGCGCGGCGCCGTGGTCGCGCTCGGCGACTCCGGCACCACACGTCCGTACGAGCACCACGTCGCCTACCTCACGGCGAAGGGGGCGGTGAAGACCGGCCTCCGCGCGCTCGCGGTGGAGCTCGCGCCCGACGTCCGCGTGAACATCGTCGAGCTCGGAATCGTCGCGGATCCGGAGGCCGACGCGGACCCGCTCCGCGGCCACCGGCTCGCGACCCGCTCCCAGCTCGGACGCATGGGCACGCCCGACGACGTCGTCCACGTCGTCCTGTCGCAGCTCGACGCCAAGTGGGCGACCGGCGAAATCTGGGGCATCGGCCGCTAG
- a CDS encoding VWA domain-containing protein: protein MSNSKIDPNTVLGLANLFASANASGTLSNQSRRIITGNLGAVVIAGAAGKDNEDILTSDVTLVTLLVDASSSIHQRGLEDAVRAGQNLLVDALACSTASESVLMALWTFNEDVRVVHSYVGVGDATRLDKKTYNAAGSTRLYDTWCDALAANVAYAQQLRDGGTPCRSVVVVITDGEDCGSKRRASDCATLSRDLLASEQFILAFVGVGTDVDFRAVAKAMGVPDGCVTVQAQATPQGMRKVFGLVKQSTIRASQGVIKPGPNTGFF from the coding sequence ATGTCGAATTCGAAGATCGATCCGAACACCGTCCTCGGCCTCGCCAACCTCTTCGCGAGCGCGAACGCGAGCGGCACGCTCTCGAACCAGAGCCGCCGCATCATCACCGGCAACCTCGGCGCGGTCGTCATCGCCGGCGCGGCGGGCAAGGACAACGAGGACATCCTCACGTCCGACGTCACGCTCGTGACGCTGCTCGTCGACGCCTCGTCGAGCATCCATCAGCGCGGGCTCGAGGACGCGGTGCGAGCGGGCCAGAACCTGCTCGTCGACGCGCTCGCGTGCTCGACCGCGTCCGAGTCGGTGCTGATGGCGCTCTGGACCTTCAACGAGGACGTCCGCGTCGTGCACTCGTACGTCGGGGTCGGCGACGCGACGCGGCTCGACAAGAAGACGTACAACGCGGCGGGCAGCACGCGGCTCTACGACACGTGGTGCGACGCGCTCGCGGCGAACGTCGCGTACGCGCAGCAGCTCCGCGACGGAGGGACGCCGTGCCGGAGCGTCGTCGTCGTCATCACCGACGGCGAGGACTGCGGCTCGAAGCGGCGCGCGAGCGACTGCGCGACGCTGAGCCGCGACCTCCTCGCCTCGGAGCAGTTCATCCTCGCCTTCGTCGGGGTCGGCACCGACGTCGACTTCCGCGCCGTCGCCAAGGCGATGGGCGTCCCCGACGGCTGCGTCACCGTGCAAGCGCAAGCCACGCCGCAAGGCATGCGAAAGGTCTTCGGCCTCGTGAAGCAATCGACCATCCGCGCGAGCCAGGGCGTCATCAAGCCGGGCCCGAACACCGGGTTCTTCTGA
- a CDS encoding nicotinamidase, whose amino-acid sequence MLPAPLFHDAAKVPTVHVERASLVAEIAEEYRKKHKVPSAAQDKVRIAAFGIDAQIGFCTPGASLFVPGAVEDTQRTIDWLYKNLDKITQLAFSLDTHRVFQIFHPAWWIDDDGKHPGPFTPIATKDVKDGRWKPVMHPAECLEYVKKLEASGKYTLTIWPYHTLLGGVSHALVPALMEAAMFHSLVRNSQTHFETKGTHAMTENYSVMSPEVRELGGQSVGTFNAAFFKLLMDFDRVYVFGQAKSHCVLSTLRDMQEHIAKVDPKLMSKIWVLEDATSPVPAPALDPLPPALDFPKIADAAFAELRAAGMNLVKTTDPIQL is encoded by the coding sequence ATGCTGCCCGCGCCCCTGTTCCACGACGCCGCCAAGGTCCCCACCGTTCACGTCGAGCGCGCGTCGCTCGTCGCCGAGATCGCGGAGGAGTACCGGAAGAAGCACAAGGTCCCGTCCGCCGCGCAGGACAAGGTCCGGATCGCCGCGTTCGGCATCGACGCGCAGATCGGCTTCTGCACGCCGGGCGCGTCGCTCTTCGTGCCGGGCGCGGTCGAGGACACGCAGCGCACGATCGACTGGCTCTACAAGAACCTCGACAAGATCACGCAGCTCGCGTTCTCGCTCGACACGCACCGCGTCTTCCAGATCTTCCACCCGGCCTGGTGGATCGACGACGACGGCAAGCACCCCGGCCCCTTCACGCCCATCGCGACGAAGGACGTGAAGGACGGCCGCTGGAAGCCGGTCATGCACCCCGCGGAGTGCCTCGAGTACGTGAAGAAGCTCGAGGCGAGCGGCAAGTACACGCTCACGATCTGGCCGTACCACACGCTCCTCGGCGGCGTGAGCCACGCGCTCGTGCCGGCGCTGATGGAAGCGGCGATGTTCCACTCGCTCGTCCGCAACTCGCAGACGCACTTCGAGACGAAGGGCACCCACGCGATGACGGAGAACTACTCCGTGATGTCGCCGGAGGTCCGCGAGCTCGGCGGGCAGAGCGTCGGCACCTTCAACGCCGCGTTCTTCAAGCTGCTGATGGACTTCGATCGCGTGTACGTCTTCGGCCAGGCGAAGTCGCACTGCGTGCTCTCCACCCTGCGTGACATGCAGGAGCACATCGCGAAGGTCGATCCGAAGCTGATGAGCAAGATCTGGGTGCTCGAGGACGCGACGAGCCCGGTCCCCGCGCCCGCGCTCGATCCGCTCCCGCCCGCGCTCGACTTCCCGAAGATCGCCGACGCCGCGTTCGCCGAGCTCCGCGCGGCGGGGATGAACCTCGTGAAGACGACCGACCCGATCCAGCTCTGA
- a CDS encoding choice-of-anchor D domain-containing protein, with amino-acid sequence MRAHTISAAVRFGMMTAAVLGLTLATSEARAQGDVDSEGPSASAPNSSIGSASLKYEHGKGLESSIQTGWVGPSIVQANVGIKVDPVTNGGPLFVVDMPKGANVEASWGDDKKIILKAQTGGSNDGLVSVRHTLTPSMDLKLSAFGLNATFSYDATDLLNKMKGANFRYDSKAQQPFAPWGFTAVSTKLNAPDLAAAELFTMQMSEMPDFVANNVTGEFGVRAVSKPTFTYKTTKVTISGAAGQIADGSSELVIDAADGDYLEVMTAVEGNMEVTGGISVQPFVFIDKVASINAKLNVGYDVYTKDFTTPATAVNFQTVLVHIPMPNVRAPKNVDLGAVKVGGSATKKVIIENTGEKDATMSFSSSNPAFKVEGGTVSVPAKSKYELSVKFEPESAAAASADITIASNDADSPLQTFKIGANGADVEDDEESDGSTKSAGAEGSDGCGCKAAGHSTTPGWAGLGLIGLGAMVLVRRRRTA; translated from the coding sequence ATGCGCGCTCACACGATTTCGGCGGCGGTTCGTTTCGGGATGATGACGGCGGCCGTTCTCGGCCTCACGCTCGCGACGTCCGAGGCCCGCGCCCAGGGCGACGTCGACTCGGAGGGGCCGAGCGCGTCGGCGCCGAACTCGTCGATCGGGTCCGCGTCGCTCAAGTACGAGCACGGCAAGGGTCTCGAGAGCTCGATCCAGACCGGCTGGGTCGGCCCGAGCATCGTGCAGGCGAACGTCGGCATCAAGGTCGATCCCGTCACCAACGGCGGCCCGCTCTTCGTCGTCGACATGCCGAAGGGCGCGAACGTCGAGGCGAGCTGGGGCGACGACAAGAAGATCATCCTGAAGGCGCAGACCGGCGGCTCGAACGACGGCCTCGTCTCGGTTCGTCACACGCTGACGCCGTCGATGGACCTCAAGCTCAGCGCGTTCGGCCTCAACGCGACGTTCTCGTACGACGCGACCGACCTCCTCAACAAGATGAAGGGCGCGAACTTCCGCTACGACTCGAAGGCGCAGCAGCCGTTCGCGCCGTGGGGCTTCACCGCCGTCTCGACGAAGCTCAACGCGCCGGACCTCGCCGCGGCGGAGCTCTTCACGATGCAGATGTCCGAGATGCCGGACTTCGTCGCGAACAACGTGACCGGCGAGTTCGGCGTCCGCGCCGTCTCGAAGCCGACGTTCACGTACAAGACGACGAAGGTGACGATCTCGGGCGCGGCGGGCCAGATCGCGGACGGCTCGAGCGAGCTCGTCATCGACGCGGCGGACGGCGACTACCTCGAGGTCATGACCGCGGTCGAAGGCAACATGGAGGTCACCGGCGGCATCTCGGTCCAGCCGTTCGTCTTCATCGACAAGGTCGCCAGCATCAACGCGAAGCTCAACGTCGGCTACGACGTCTACACGAAGGACTTCACCACGCCGGCGACGGCGGTGAACTTCCAGACCGTCCTCGTCCACATCCCGATGCCGAACGTCCGCGCTCCGAAGAACGTCGACCTCGGCGCGGTGAAGGTCGGCGGCTCGGCGACGAAGAAGGTCATCATCGAGAACACGGGCGAGAAGGACGCGACGATGAGCTTCTCGAGCTCGAACCCGGCGTTCAAGGTCGAGGGCGGCACGGTCAGCGTCCCCGCGAAGAGCAAGTACGAGCTCTCGGTGAAGTTCGAGCCGGAGAGCGCGGCGGCGGCCTCGGCCGACATCACGATCGCCTCGAACGACGCGGACTCTCCGCTCCAGACCTTCAAGATCGGCGCGAACGGCGCGGACGTCGAGGACGACGAGGAGTCGGACGGCTCGACGAAGAGCGCCGGCGCCGAGGGCAGCGACGGCTGCGGCTGCAAGGCGGCCGGCCACTCGACGACCCCGGGCTGGGCCGGCCTCGGCCTCATCGGCCTCGGCGCGATGGTCCTCGTCCGCCGCCGTCGCACCGCCTGA